The nucleotide window TTCCTGTATCAGGCTGATATACTCCCGACCGGCATCCGCAAACCCGCCGCCGATAACAATAGCCTGCGGATTCAACACATTTACTAACGAACCTAAACCGGCGCCTAAATAATCGGCGTTTTCCTCAATTGTATATTTTGCCGCTTTATCTCCTTTTTTAAATAGTCCATACATTTCGGCCGGGCTTACTTTTTGCAAAGCCTTGCCGCCATGCTTCTTAGACCAATACCTGAACCGCTTCATCATATTAGGCACGCTGGCATAAGCCTCCAAACAACCACGCCTGCCGCATCCGCAAAGCCTGCCGTTATGTTTTATCACTATATGGCCTATCTCAGCCGCGGTATAGCTTGAGCCTCTGTAAAGACTGCCATCGATAATCAAACCGCCGCCTATGCCGGTGCCGATAGTAACAAACACCATATCTTTATATCGGCATTTATAGCCAATTAAATACTCTGCTAAAGCAACAGAATTAGCATCATTGTCGGCATAAACAGGGATATTATAATCACTGAAAACTTTAGTTAGGATTGTTCCCTGCCAGTTTTTAATATTGGGTGAGGCGTCAGTAACCTTGCCGTTAGGTTGGCTTATTGTCCCCGGACTGCCTATTCCTATCGATAGAACCTTATAGCCTTCATTATTGCATATCATTAAAAGATCATTGCAGATTCTTTTGAGATTATAAATTACAACCTGATTGCCGGATTCTGCGCCGGAGGGTACTTTAAAATTGTACAGAACTTTATAATGTTCGCTAACTATGCCGGCTTTGATGAAGGTTCCGCCAAGGTCTATGCCAAGCCTGACTTTCATCTCGAATTGTACGCCTCTACGCCGCGTTTTAAAACATCCATGGCATCCTTAAGGTCATCCGTATTGA belongs to Candidatus Zixiibacteriota bacterium and includes:
- a CDS encoding ROK family protein yields the protein MKVRLGIDLGGTFIKAGIVSEHYKVLYNFKVPSGAESGNQVVIYNLKRICNDLLMICNNEGYKVLSIGIGSPGTISQPNGKVTDASPNIKNWQGTILTKVFSDYNIPVYADNDANSVALAEYLIGYKCRYKDMVFVTIGTGIGGGLIIDGSLYRGSSYTAAEIGHIVIKHNGRLCGCGRRGCLEAYASVPNMMKRFRYWSKKHGGKALQKVSPAEMYGLFKKGDKAAKYTIEENADYLGAGLGSLVNVLNPQAIVIGGGFADAGREYISLIQEAIKRNAFKAAVSNLKVLKARLSNNAGFIGASLLSFVDDNGKIIAK